The DNA segment CGCACTTATTGGTGGTATTCTAGTTTGGTTTGGCTGGTATGGATTTAATGTTGGTAGTGCTTTAACTATTGATAATGTGGCCATGACAGCTTTTGTCAATACTAACACCGCCGCAGCTGCTGGTATTATCGGTTGGGGGTTAGTAGAATGGCTGATCAATAAAAAACCAACAATGCTCGGTACAATTTCTGGAGCAATCGCTGGTTTAGTTTCTATTACTCCCGCTGCTGGCTTTGTTACCGTACCAAGTTCTCTTATTATCGGTTTCCTTGGCGGAGCACTTTGCTTCTGGGCTGTATTCTGGTTAAAAGGAAAAGTAAAATACGATGATGCACTAGATGCGTTCGGTCTTCATGGCATTGGAGGTATTTGGGGCGGTATCGCAACGGGTCTTTTTGCAACAACTAAAGTAAATGAGGCTGGAGCTGACGGTCTCTTTTACGGTAACGCCTCTCTCGTGGTAAAACAATTGATTGCCATTGGTTCTACTGTCGCATATGTAGCTGTTGCAACGGCTCTCATTGTCGTAATTATTAAGTTATTTTTACCAATCCGAGTAAATGAAGAACAAGAATATAAAGGACTTGATTTGACGCTACATGGCGAAAAAGCATATCAAGAATAAGGGGGCAACAATATGTCAGGATTAACGAAAATTGAAATCATCACTCGTCCAAATCGTTTTAATTTATTTCAAAAAGAGCTTGCAAAAATTGGCGTAAGTGGCTTAACCGTTACAAAAGCATTAGGAACTGGCTTAGAAAAAGGGTTTATTGAACTTTATCGTGGTACTAAAAAGGAAAGCAATATTCATGAACGAATGAAAATTGAAATTGTAGTTTCTACAGTTCCAGTAGAAGATGTCCTTCGAGTTGTTAAAGAAACACTTCGAACAGGCGAACCAGGTGATGGAAAAGTATTTATTTACCCACTTTCTGATGTGGTGAAAATCAGTACTGGCGAAACCGGAATTGATGCATTACAAGATAAACCTACTAAATAAATAGTTAAAATGGTGAAATAATTAAAAATGGGGCCTCTATTCTAAAAAATCAATGAGAAATGACGTTTTCCCCTTCCGCTTCTTCGCTTTTACACTTATAATGAAAAAGGAAGAACGTTTAGAACAGATAAGGAGGCGCGAAATTCCCTATGCGTAAAATCCCCATTTTCACCCTTCTAGCAGCTATACTACTTTTTGGAGGTTATTATCTTTACCAACACGCTTCTTCAAAAGTAGATGTTACTTTTAATTTCGTGGTGGAACAAAAAGATAAAAATAATACCATCACCGGAAAAATTGATGGCGCTGGAAATAAATCCATTACATTACCGCTTTCTAAAGAGAGTTGGGATACAGTAAAAAAAGGGAATCGCTACAATGTGGAAGCCACTTTTTATAATAAAAAGAAAATCAGCTCCAGTGAAGCGAAAGAACTCGATGGTCCGTTTTGGTCTAATGATTCCAATCAAGGATTATTAGTAAATAAAGTACAGGTAGAAAACATTCAAGAATTAAGTGATGATTTTTAAAAACAAAAAGAAGCTGAGCGCGAATGCTCAGCTTCTTTTACATTAATTAAGTTCTTTTTTAGTTATTTGGAGTTTTAATTCGTCTAGTTGAGCATCACTCACTTCGCCAGGAGCATTTGTAAGCGGGTCTACAGCACTTCCAGTTTTAGGGAAAGCAATAGTGTCGCGTAGGTTGTTTCTGCCAGCTAAGATCATGACAATGCGGTCTAAACCAAGCGCAATCCCGCCATGAGGTGGCGTACCATATTCTAGCGCATCCATCAAGAAGCCAAACTGCTCTTTTGCAGATTCATCTGTGAAACCAAGTGCACGAAACATCGATTCTTGTACTTCTTTTTTATAAATCCGTAATGAACCTCCGCCGATTTCATAACCATTTAACACGATATCATAAGCTTCTGCCATCACTTTGGAAGAATCTGTTTCAAGAAGCGGGATATCTTCTTCTTTTGGCAAAGTGAACGGATGGTGTGCGGATACATAACGCCCTGCTTCTTCATCATATTCAAATAGCGGCCAATCAGTTACCCATAAGAAAGCAAGTTCATCTTCATTGATTAAGTTCAAGTCTTTACCAAGTTTATTACGTAATGCTCCAAGTGATGCAGCAACGATATCTGCTTTATCTGCTGCAAATAATAATAAGTCGCCATCCTCTGCTTTTAATGCCGCTTTTAATTCTAACGCTTTCTCTTCCGGGAAGAATTTAGCAATAGGACCTTTTAGTTCACCAGCTTCTACTTTTAACCAAGCCAGTCCTTTTGCTCCGTAGTTAGAAACAAAAATG comes from the Listeria welshimeri serovar 6b str. SLCC5334 genome and includes:
- a CDS encoding ammonium transporter codes for the protein MESVFMYFCTLLVWLMTPGIALFYGGMVRRKNVLSTAMYSFSSMAIISILWVIVGYSLAFAPGNGFIGSFDWTFLHNVGFATNDTYSDAIPHVLFMMFQMTFAILTVAIISGAFAERMNFSAYLIFIILWSLLVYSPVAHWVWGDGGWLRNLGALDFAGGNVVHISSGVTGLVLAIMIGRRKEADSASPHNLPLALIGGILVWFGWYGFNVGSALTIDNVAMTAFVNTNTAAAAGIIGWGLVEWLINKKPTMLGTISGAIAGLVSITPAAGFVTVPSSLIIGFLGGALCFWAVFWLKGKVKYDDALDAFGLHGIGGIWGGIATGLFATTKVNEAGADGLFYGNASLVVKQLIAIGSTVAYVAVATALIVVIIKLFLPIRVNEEQEYKGLDLTLHGEKAYQE
- a CDS encoding P-II family nitrogen regulator is translated as MSGLTKIEIITRPNRFNLFQKELAKIGVSGLTVTKALGTGLEKGFIELYRGTKKESNIHERMKIEIVVSTVPVEDVLRVVKETLRTGEPGDGKVFIYPLSDVVKISTGETGIDALQDKPTK